The following proteins come from a genomic window of Paenibacillus antri:
- a CDS encoding Ig-like domain-containing protein, translating into MRRWKMWKSMLFALSVCLAFTGALSAAAAEGGAEAADRGSRESAPRADFYVSLEGNDAWSGTSNEPNESGTDGPFRTLERAQSAVREAIADGMTADVVVEVRGGTYALDETLSFGPADSGRDGFDVIYRGAPGERAALSAGERITAWSTTDGVVYAANVGTDRPFDTMYENDRRSVKARYPNQGLPREGYQRTIGYQTSSPKRKFGFQAGDIPALADIGQLEAVVWPGGPSGEANWQRDEKKVVSIDEANRIVTLDSDTSYEIGPGSRYYVQNHPALLDAPGEFYLDKASGTLFYRPYRLPIEEQTIVVPRLGRVLGFVGASEANPVEHIVWDGIDVAYGDSKSDSMSRDIDDGAIYMTNARSIVIRNGRISNVGLTGILAAGPVQGLAAIGNDISDIGHVGIHLAGAYNTRRYVNKDNEIVNNRVAGTGRIMGYSSGIGITNSGANYVAYNRVEDTPRFSIGLSATPINQYVGTTLDGVPVTEANKQDFVQTRDNLFEYNDLSNANTDSQDTGLFYSWGYTLNNTFARNYVHDSGIHFSFGYAVYLDDESNGFTIEDNLIVRQQNAGDGNLNASIVTKGIGNRIVNNLIADSPRALSGFSTITQSNNHGPTRDNDFVRNILYNAGQSVYAHNSWHAAAMRQSDYNVFYQPSGKYVLNNTSAAVTLADWKDALNGKYDQHSIATGHVFANAPEQDYRLAPDSAARGMGIRDIDVSRMGLLPAFAFADPLDPLERIYLLTDAAGSGAALELGSKEQAQLDVRGRTVRGFAVAPSRNDVKFRSDDPSVASVNDNGVVKANKSGVARITATVASGGFVRSVALDVFVDDRMSELVVQAPKPTLTLGETTELAAYGRTRFGQVKDLSGMNVSYSSSDDGIVAVDASGKATGVGYGAADVTVSAVDPETGAVLEQAVDIAVVSSKLNGLKATLETKGLHPGQSSNLLVAGTMSDGTPADLTEASWTYESDRPDIVSVDANGVVTAVGAGQATITVTATLRSVTKSTRLYIVVFEEETLPAPWQVSHYGNASGTALYEDGKFRVLSNGYDVWGTADDFVYLHQNASLQEGEAVTVTARIESVVFTNANASSGVMLRSGDGDGAKHVHFRLLPNGNSVLVYRTSENGSSSYAPGPRFQFPQGGYIRLTLRDAVATAAYFDPAANQWVKVRDFNVDLGHEVMAGVGVFAQSDVMTESIVSELEVAVE; encoded by the coding sequence ATGCGTCGATGGAAGATGTGGAAGAGCATGTTGTTTGCGTTGTCCGTCTGTCTCGCATTCACGGGCGCACTGTCCGCCGCGGCGGCGGAAGGCGGCGCGGAAGCCGCGGACCGCGGGAGCCGCGAGTCGGCGCCGCGAGCGGATTTCTATGTATCGCTCGAGGGGAACGACGCGTGGTCGGGCACGTCGAACGAGCCGAACGAAAGCGGCACCGACGGTCCGTTCCGGACGCTGGAGCGGGCGCAGTCGGCCGTGCGCGAGGCGATCGCGGACGGCATGACGGCCGACGTCGTCGTCGAGGTGCGCGGCGGCACTTACGCGCTGGATGAGACGCTGTCGTTCGGGCCTGCCGATTCCGGCCGGGACGGCTTCGACGTCATCTATCGCGGCGCGCCGGGCGAACGCGCCGCGCTCAGCGCCGGGGAACGGATCACGGCATGGTCGACGACGGACGGCGTCGTCTACGCCGCGAACGTCGGAACCGATCGGCCGTTCGACACGATGTACGAGAACGACCGTCGGAGCGTGAAGGCGCGGTACCCGAACCAGGGCTTGCCCCGGGAAGGCTATCAGCGTACCATCGGGTACCAGACGTCGTCGCCCAAGCGCAAATTCGGCTTCCAGGCGGGCGATATTCCGGCGCTGGCCGACATCGGACAGCTCGAAGCCGTCGTCTGGCCCGGGGGACCGTCGGGGGAAGCGAATTGGCAGCGCGACGAGAAGAAGGTCGTCTCGATCGACGAAGCGAACCGGATCGTGACGCTGGACAGCGACACGTCGTACGAGATCGGTCCGGGCTCCCGGTATTACGTGCAAAACCATCCCGCGCTGTTGGACGCGCCGGGGGAGTTTTATTTGGACAAGGCGAGCGGCACACTGTTTTACCGGCCGTATCGATTGCCCATCGAGGAGCAGACGATCGTCGTCCCGCGCCTCGGACGGGTGCTCGGCTTCGTCGGCGCCTCCGAGGCGAACCCGGTCGAGCATATCGTCTGGGACGGGATCGACGTCGCGTACGGCGATTCGAAGTCAGATTCGATGAGCCGGGACATCGACGACGGCGCGATATACATGACGAACGCGCGGTCGATCGTCATCCGGAACGGACGCATCTCGAACGTCGGCTTGACCGGCATTCTGGCCGCCGGACCGGTGCAAGGACTCGCCGCGATCGGCAACGACATCAGCGACATCGGCCACGTCGGCATTCATCTGGCAGGGGCGTACAATACGCGGCGATACGTGAACAAAGACAACGAGATCGTCAATAACCGCGTCGCCGGTACCGGACGAATCATGGGCTACTCGTCCGGCATCGGCATTACGAACAGCGGCGCCAATTATGTCGCGTATAACCGCGTCGAGGATACGCCGCGGTTCTCGATCGGATTATCCGCTACGCCGATCAATCAATATGTCGGCACGACGCTCGACGGCGTACCCGTGACCGAAGCGAACAAGCAGGACTTCGTCCAGACGCGCGACAACCTTTTCGAATACAACGATCTTTCGAACGCCAACACGGACTCCCAGGACACGGGGTTGTTCTACAGCTGGGGTTATACGTTGAACAATACGTTCGCCCGGAACTACGTGCACGACAGCGGCATTCATTTTTCGTTCGGATATGCGGTGTACCTGGACGACGAGTCGAACGGATTTACGATCGAGGACAACTTGATCGTGCGGCAGCAGAACGCCGGCGACGGCAACCTGAACGCCTCTATCGTGACGAAAGGGATCGGCAACCGGATCGTCAATAACTTGATCGCCGACAGTCCGCGGGCGTTATCGGGCTTCTCGACGATTACGCAATCGAACAATCACGGTCCGACGAGAGACAACGATTTCGTTCGGAATATCCTTTATAACGCCGGACAGAGCGTCTATGCGCATAACAGCTGGCATGCGGCCGCCATGCGGCAGAGCGATTACAATGTATTTTATCAGCCGAGCGGCAAGTACGTCCTGAACAATACGTCCGCCGCCGTTACGCTGGCGGATTGGAAGGACGCGCTGAACGGTAAGTACGATCAGCATTCCATCGCGACCGGACACGTCTTCGCGAATGCGCCGGAGCAAGATTACCGGCTCGCTCCCGATTCCGCGGCGCGCGGAATGGGCATTCGGGATATCGACGTCTCGCGCATGGGGCTGCTTCCGGCGTTCGCCTTCGCCGACCCGCTCGACCCGCTGGAGCGCATCTACCTGTTGACGGACGCTGCAGGCTCCGGCGCCGCGCTGGAGCTTGGCTCCAAGGAACAGGCGCAGCTGGACGTTCGCGGACGCACCGTCCGGGGATTCGCGGTCGCGCCTTCGCGGAATGACGTCAAGTTCCGGAGCGACGACCCGAGCGTCGCATCGGTGAACGACAACGGCGTCGTCAAGGCGAACAAGTCGGGCGTCGCCCGGATTACGGCGACCGTCGCCTCCGGCGGCTTCGTCCGATCCGTCGCGCTAGACGTCTTCGTCGACGACCGGATGAGCGAATTGGTCGTGCAGGCGCCGAAGCCGACGCTGACGCTCGGCGAGACGACGGAGCTGGCCGCGTACGGGCGGACGCGGTTCGGCCAGGTGAAGGACTTGTCCGGCATGAACGTGTCGTACTCCAGCTCGGACGACGGCATCGTCGCGGTGGATGCGAGCGGCAAGGCGACCGGCGTCGGGTACGGCGCCGCCGACGTCACCGTGTCGGCGGTCGACCCCGAAACCGGCGCAGTCCTGGAGCAAGCCGTCGACATCGCCGTCGTGTCTTCGAAGCTGAACGGTTTGAAGGCGACGCTGGAGACGAAAGGCTTGCATCCGGGTCAATCGTCGAATCTGCTCGTCGCCGGCACGATGAGCGACGGAACGCCGGCGGATTTGACGGAAGCCTCGTGGACATACGAATCCGATCGGCCGGACATCGTGTCGGTCGATGCGAACGGCGTCGTGACGGCGGTCGGCGCCGGCCAGGCGACGATCACGGTCACCGCGACGCTCCGCAGCGTGACCAAGTCGACAAGGCTGTATATCGTCGTGTTCGAGGAGGAGACGCTCCCGGCGCCGTGGCAGGTGTCGCATTACGGTAACGCAAGCGGAACGGCGCTGTACGAAGACGGCAAGTTCCGCGTGCTGAGCAACGGGTACGACGTGTGGGGCACGGCCGACGACTTCGTCTACTTGCATCAGAACGCGTCATTGCAGGAGGGAGAGGCCGTGACGGTGACGGCGCGCATCGAGTCGGTCGTCTTCACGAACGCCAATGCGTCGTCCGGCGTCATGCTTCGGTCGGGCGACGGCGACGGCGCGAAGCATGTTCACTTCCGTCTGCTGCCGAACGGCAACTCGGTGCTAGTGTACAGGACGAGCGAGAACGGCAGCTCCTCGTACGCCCCCGGGCCGAGGTTCCAGTTCCCTCAGGGAGGGTACATTCGACTGACGCTGCGGGATGCGGTCGCGACCGCAGCCTACTTCGATCCGGCCGCGAATCAGTGGGTGAAGGTGCGGGATTTCAACGTCGATCTGGGCCATGAAGTGATGGCCGGCGTAGGCGTCTTCGCCCAGTCGGATGTAATGACTGAGTCGATCGTGTCCGAGCTGGAGGTTGCCGTCGAGTAA
- a CDS encoding glycoside hydrolase family 88 protein: protein MIDVSKQVDMTPFLRKIERNMERFDRRIFPGTAKDGKYSDSTQSFLEMYHWTNSFFTGMVFYAHELTKDKKYLKYLQGYEPLYRAKVFEKPLETMHDLGFLYSLYSVAMYKTTGDLRARETALKAADELAKRFNVRGNYIQAWGKMSRSEGNFCGWMIADCMMNLPLLYWAWKETGHTFYRDVANEHAKTNSKYIVREDRTVAHAYAFDPDSGEPLGERNDCGAAVGSYWARGTSWQIYGYALAYRYTGQPDFLETAERVADRYLEELGNAGVPIWDFRLPEGTPDDPDPTASVVVACGLLELARHVGAKGERYRSAAERMVSAVSQPEFCSWDETYESIVIVRQQDGTVRSGIWGDYFFLEATLRLRGAPQIYW from the coding sequence TTGATCGATGTTTCGAAGCAGGTTGACATGACGCCGTTCCTTCGCAAAATCGAAAGAAACATGGAACGATTCGATCGCCGTATCTTTCCTGGGACGGCGAAGGACGGAAAGTATTCCGACAGTACGCAGTCCTTCCTTGAAATGTACCATTGGACGAATTCGTTTTTTACCGGCATGGTGTTTTACGCCCACGAGTTAACGAAGGACAAAAAGTATCTAAAATACTTGCAAGGATACGAACCTCTGTATCGTGCCAAAGTTTTCGAGAAGCCGCTCGAGACGATGCACGATCTCGGCTTCTTGTACTCCTTGTACTCTGTAGCGATGTATAAGACGACGGGCGACCTCAGAGCCCGCGAGACGGCGCTGAAGGCGGCCGACGAGCTGGCCAAGCGGTTCAACGTCCGTGGTAATTACATCCAGGCTTGGGGCAAGATGTCCCGATCCGAAGGAAACTTCTGCGGGTGGATGATCGCGGATTGCATGATGAATTTGCCGCTGTTGTACTGGGCTTGGAAGGAAACCGGGCATACGTTCTATCGGGACGTGGCGAACGAGCACGCGAAGACGAACTCGAAGTATATCGTTCGGGAGGATCGCACGGTTGCGCATGCGTACGCGTTCGACCCGGACTCGGGCGAGCCGCTCGGCGAACGGAACGATTGCGGGGCTGCGGTCGGATCGTATTGGGCGCGCGGGACGTCGTGGCAAATTTACGGGTATGCGCTGGCGTATCGGTACACCGGACAGCCGGACTTTCTCGAGACGGCCGAACGGGTGGCGGATCGATATTTGGAGGAACTCGGGAACGCCGGCGTGCCGATATGGGATTTCCGTTTGCCCGAGGGCACACCGGATGATCCCGATCCGACAGCTTCGGTCGTCGTCGCTTGCGGGCTGCTTGAGCTCGCACGGCACGTCGGCGCCAAGGGGGAGCGATATCGCTCGGCAGCCGAGCGCATGGTAAGTGCCGTATCGCAACCGGAATTTTGCTCGTGGGACGAGACATACGAATCTATCGTCATTGTGCGTCAGCAGGACGGTACCGTCCGCAGCGGCATCTGGGGCGATTATTTCTTCCTCGAAGCGACGCTTCGCTTGCGCGGCGCCCCCCAGATTTATTGGTAA
- a CDS encoding Crp/Fnr family transcriptional regulator, protein MNSHLSEHIPRIISLFPSLADMTEQDWSRDGIKVIYLEPNYTIKEGRFLEYAFLILDGTVRMYKISPGGREITLYRIHSGECCPLMTSCILGETEYEATAHVETAGSALAIPVDIFRDWTDRYRIFRQFILTSLARRIISMSSLLDSINFKSIRGRISEFLIQRVGHCGNSDTLHITHESLSVELGTAREVISRSLKELEKEEIITLSRGKITIRDRKALERYVE, encoded by the coding sequence TTGAATTCGCATTTATCCGAACATATACCGCGAATCATTTCATTATTTCCCAGTCTTGCGGACATGACCGAGCAGGATTGGAGCCGAGACGGTATAAAAGTGATTTATTTGGAGCCCAATTATACGATTAAAGAAGGACGGTTTCTAGAGTATGCGTTTTTGATTTTGGACGGCACAGTGAGAATGTATAAAATAAGTCCCGGCGGTCGGGAAATTACGCTGTACAGAATTCATAGCGGAGAATGTTGTCCTCTGATGACCTCATGTATTTTAGGCGAGACCGAATATGAAGCTACAGCCCACGTGGAAACGGCCGGCTCGGCGCTGGCGATTCCCGTCGACATATTTCGCGACTGGACGGACCGTTACCGGATATTCCGTCAATTCATCCTTACATCGCTAGCCCGACGGATTATAAGTATGTCCAGCCTGTTGGACAGCATCAACTTTAAATCCATTCGCGGACGAATATCGGAATTTCTTATTCAAAGGGTCGGACACTGCGGCAATTCCGATACCCTGCATATTACCCATGAAAGCTTGTCCGTTGAGCTTGGTACGGCCCGCGAAGTGATCAGCAGAAGTTTAAAGGAACTTGAGAAGGAAGAAATCATTACACTCTCGAGGGGGAAAATCACGATTAGGGATCGAAAAGCGCTCGAACGTTATGTTGAATAG
- a CDS encoding YgaP family membrane protein — MKNVGGADRAVRIILGIGLLSLFFILPDYWKLSGLIALPLLITGLAQKCAINTLLGRNTCSIR, encoded by the coding sequence ATGAAAAACGTCGGGGGAGCGGACCGCGCCGTTCGAATTATTTTAGGAATCGGCCTTTTATCCTTGTTTTTCATCCTTCCGGATTATTGGAAACTGTCGGGCTTGATCGCTTTGCCGCTTCTGATAACCGGCTTGGCGCAAAAGTGCGCCATCAATACATTGTTGGGACGCAACACGTGCAGCATTAGATGA
- a CDS encoding helix-turn-helix transcriptional regulator — translation MKIERLISMIYMLLNHEVVSASELAAKYRVSQRTIYRDIDTICAAGIPVVSYQGVNGGYGVMETYKMDKSLLNSFDIETILTMLKGLSDVFVDEQTMETVRKLQTIRPDGSQAGMALELDSRWSSKETLRQLKSAIKSRKVVYMEYISMKNERTYRTIEPICLIYKNHTWYLYGYCRTRKDTREFRLSRMDNVQVLPEQYHGRHEMPDHRRDAYNRAERPDAAAFDVTIRFSPRALARALDFFNGREKEKSYHADGSMTVTLQLHPPDEGEWLLPVILSFGEEAEIESPETWRNRMRIKLENVLSKYA, via the coding sequence ATGAAGATCGAACGACTCATTTCCATGATCTACATGCTACTTAATCATGAAGTCGTCTCTGCTTCGGAGTTGGCGGCGAAATACCGAGTATCGCAGCGAACGATCTACCGAGACATTGACACGATCTGCGCCGCGGGCATTCCGGTCGTCTCTTATCAAGGGGTCAATGGGGGCTACGGCGTTATGGAAACGTATAAGATGGACAAAAGTTTACTGAATTCGTTCGACATCGAGACGATCCTTACGATGCTGAAGGGACTGTCCGATGTGTTCGTCGACGAGCAGACGATGGAGACGGTTCGCAAATTGCAGACGATTCGGCCGGACGGGTCGCAAGCAGGCATGGCGCTCGAGCTTGATAGCCGCTGGTCGTCGAAGGAGACGCTGCGGCAACTGAAGTCGGCGATCAAGTCGCGTAAAGTCGTCTATATGGAGTATATCAGTATGAAGAACGAGCGCACGTACCGAACGATCGAGCCGATCTGCCTCATCTATAAGAATCATACCTGGTACTTGTACGGCTACTGCCGCACCCGGAAGGACACCCGCGAATTCCGGCTCTCCCGTATGGATAACGTGCAAGTTCTGCCGGAGCAGTACCACGGGCGGCACGAGATGCCCGACCATCGGCGCGACGCGTATAACCGGGCGGAACGGCCGGACGCCGCCGCGTTCGACGTGACGATTCGGTTCTCGCCGCGCGCGCTGGCAAGAGCGCTTGATTTCTTCAACGGCCGGGAGAAGGAGAAGAGCTATCACGCCGACGGATCGATGACGGTTACCCTGCAGCTCCATCCGCCCGACGAGGGCGAATGGCTGCTGCCGGTCATCCTCAGCTTCGGCGAAGAAGCGGAGATTGAAAGTCCGGAGACATGGCGAAACCGGATGCGGATAAAGCTCGAGAACGTTTTATCGAAATACGCCTAA
- a CDS encoding winged helix DNA-binding domain-containing protein translates to MTSESTMRLDRRSLNRATLERQLLLCRSSLPAVDAVSRLAGIQAQIPNAPYVGLWSRLTGFKPDDLVQPLLRKQVVRIALMRSTVHLVTAKDAAALRPLVQPALDRDLFKNGTYGPGVSGLPVAETTACARKLLADQPLTAQELGQLLHERWPDRPAEALAYAMRNLLPLVQLPPRGIWGVGGLTRYAVADDWLGRQESVALTLEDMVLRYLAAFGPATVQDMQMWSGLSRLGSVVERLKPRLRAYRDEAGRTLYDLEEAVLPPVDAPAPPRFLPEYDNLLFGFADRSRIVREDDRKLLFRRNVVIRPVLSDGFICGTWKVIRKRSAAALMIATFEKLPAAKREELAAEGESLLRFAAENTRYEISFEMAE, encoded by the coding sequence ATGACAAGCGAATCAACGATGCGTCTGGACCGGCGCAGCCTTAACCGCGCAACGCTGGAGCGGCAGCTGCTGCTATGCCGCTCCAGCCTCCCGGCGGTCGATGCGGTCTCGCGTCTGGCCGGCATACAGGCGCAAATCCCGAACGCGCCGTACGTCGGATTATGGTCGAGGCTGACGGGGTTCAAGCCGGACGATCTCGTGCAGCCGCTCTTGCGGAAGCAGGTCGTTCGCATCGCCTTAATGCGGTCGACCGTTCATCTCGTCACGGCGAAAGACGCGGCGGCGCTGCGTCCGCTCGTGCAGCCGGCGCTGGATCGCGATCTATTCAAGAACGGCACGTACGGCCCCGGCGTCTCGGGGCTGCCCGTCGCGGAGACGACGGCCTGCGCCCGCAAGCTGCTGGCCGATCAGCCGCTTACCGCGCAGGAGCTGGGGCAGTTGCTGCACGAGCGGTGGCCCGACCGTCCCGCGGAGGCGCTCGCTTACGCGATGCGCAACCTGCTGCCGCTCGTCCAGCTGCCGCCGCGCGGCATCTGGGGCGTCGGCGGGCTGACGCGTTACGCAGTCGCCGACGATTGGCTCGGACGGCAGGAGAGCGTCGCGCTCACGCTCGAAGACATGGTCCTTCGTTACCTTGCCGCGTTCGGACCGGCAACCGTTCAAGATATGCAGATGTGGTCAGGGTTATCGCGTCTCGGGAGCGTCGTCGAGCGGCTCAAGCCGCGGCTGCGCGCGTACCGGGACGAGGCCGGCCGAACGCTGTACGACCTTGAAGAGGCCGTGCTGCCGCCGGTCGACGCGCCCGCGCCGCCGCGATTCCTGCCGGAATACGATAACTTGCTCTTCGGCTTCGCGGACCGGTCCCGCATCGTACGGGAAGACGATCGCAAGCTGCTGTTCCGGAGGAACGTCGTTATTAGGCCCGTTTTGTCGGACGGCTTCATCTGCGGCACTTGGAAGGTAATTCGCAAACGCAGCGCCGCCGCGCTCATGATTGCAACGTTCGAGAAACTGCCCGCGGCAAAACGGGAAGAACTGGCTGCGGAAGGGGAATCGTTACTGCGATTCGCCGCAGAGAATACCCGTTACGAAATCAGCTTTGAAATGGCGGAGTAA